One Gammaproteobacteria bacterium genomic region harbors:
- the rimP gene encoding ribosome maturation factor RimP, which yields MRQTAVQDLLEPVITAMGYELLGIEFISQGRHSLLRIYLDKPEGIVIEDCEKVSRQVSAVLDVEDPISGQYTLEVSSPGLDRPLFTLAQCERFVGEQVNLRLHTPLEGRKKFKGQLSAVTDGKLVVEVDGKSYEIPFDLMEKANLVSDIKF from the coding sequence ATGAGACAAACCGCTGTACAAGACCTGCTTGAGCCAGTCATCACTGCGATGGGATATGAATTGTTGGGAATAGAATTTATTTCCCAAGGCCGTCATTCCCTGCTGCGGATTTACCTGGATAAGCCTGAAGGGATTGTGATTGAGGATTGTGAAAAGGTAAGTCGGCAGGTAAGTGCCGTGTTGGACGTGGAAGATCCAATCAGTGGACAGTACACTCTAGAAGTGTCCTCTCCCGGCTTGGATCGTCCGTTGTTCACGTTAGCTCAGTGTGAACGTTTTGTCGGTGAGCAGGTGAATCTGCGTCTGCATACGCCACTTGAAGGTAGAAAAAAGTTTAAAGGTCAGTTGTCCGCGGTAACCGATGGCAAGCTGGTGGTCGAGGTGGACGGCAAATCCTATGAAATTCCGTTTGACTTGATGGAAAAAGCGAATTTGGTATCGGACATAAAGTTTTAA
- the nusA gene encoding transcription termination factor NusA — protein sequence MSKEILLVVDAVSNEKGVEKAIIFEAIEAALATATRKKHGGDIDVRVTIDRATGNYETFRRWLVVDDEDPSFESPVKQILLAAALQKQPGIQAGDYIEEPIESVAFGRIAAQTAKQVIVQKVREAERAQVVDEFLERVGELITGQVKRVEKGNVYLDLGGNAEGVILREDMIPRENLRPGDRVRGYLRDVRGEARGPQIFISRSAPELLIELFKLEVPEVGEGLIEVVSAARDPGARAKIAVRAHDTRIDPVGACVGMRGSRVQAVSNELSGERVDIIVWNDNPAQFVINAMAPAEVLSIVVDEDAGSMDVAVAEDQLSQAIGRGGQNVKLASELTGWTLNVMTQAQAQEKSQGEAQKLIAMFVQKLDVDEDVATILVDEGFASVDEVAYVPMNEMLQIAEFDEDTVEELRHRARDYLLTSAIAAEEKLESAEPSEDLLNMEGMTEEMAVTLAASGVATMEDLADQGVDEVVSILSISKEQAGKLIMTAREPWFANEE from the coding sequence ATGAGCAAGGAAATTTTATTGGTTGTAGATGCCGTCTCGAACGAAAAAGGTGTCGAGAAGGCCATTATTTTTGAAGCTATTGAAGCGGCACTGGCGACGGCAACGCGCAAAAAACACGGTGGCGATATCGATGTGCGTGTGACGATTGACCGCGCAACTGGTAATTACGAAACATTCCGTCGCTGGTTGGTGGTGGACGACGAAGATCCCTCATTCGAATCCCCAGTGAAACAGATCTTGTTGGCGGCTGCTCTGCAGAAACAACCTGGCATTCAGGCTGGTGACTACATTGAAGAACCTATCGAGTCTGTCGCGTTTGGCCGTATTGCTGCGCAGACGGCAAAACAGGTTATCGTGCAAAAGGTACGCGAGGCTGAGCGCGCCCAGGTGGTTGACGAGTTTCTTGAGCGCGTTGGCGAACTGATCACGGGTCAGGTTAAGCGCGTTGAAAAAGGTAATGTCTATCTGGATCTGGGCGGTAATGCGGAAGGCGTGATTCTGCGTGAGGACATGATTCCACGCGAGAATCTGCGTCCAGGTGACCGTGTACGTGGCTACCTGCGCGATGTGCGCGGCGAAGCACGCGGACCGCAAATTTTTATTAGTCGCAGCGCCCCTGAACTGTTGATTGAACTGTTTAAGCTGGAAGTGCCGGAAGTGGGCGAAGGTCTGATCGAAGTGGTCAGCGCTGCCCGTGATCCAGGTGCTCGCGCAAAAATTGCGGTGAGAGCGCACGATACGCGCATTGACCCTGTAGGGGCGTGTGTTGGTATGCGTGGCTCACGTGTGCAGGCGGTGTCTAACGAACTGTCCGGCGAGCGCGTCGACATCATCGTCTGGAATGACAATCCTGCCCAGTTCGTGATTAACGCAATGGCACCCGCAGAAGTGCTGTCCATCGTGGTTGATGAAGACGCAGGTAGCATGGATGTTGCCGTTGCTGAAGATCAGTTGTCTCAGGCGATTGGTCGCGGCGGTCAAAATGTGAAGCTGGCCAGCGAATTGACAGGCTGGACGCTCAACGTGATGACCCAGGCTCAGGCTCAGGAAAAGAGCCAGGGTGAAGCGCAGAAATTAATAGCCATGTTCGTCCAGAAACTGGATGTGGACGAGGATGTGGCAACAATTCTGGTTGACGAAGGTTTTGCCAGCGTCGACGAAGTGGCCTACGTGCCAATGAATGAAATGCTGCAAATTGCAGAGTTTGATGAAGATACGGTAGAAGAATTACGTCATCGTGCGCGCGATTATTTGTTGACCAGTGCGATTGCTGCGGAAGAAAAACTGGAATCCGCAGAGCCTTCCGAGGACCTTCTGAACATGGAAGGCATGACCGAAGAAATGGCAGTTACATTGGCAGCAAGTGGCGTGGCGACTATGGAAGACCTCGCAGATCAGGGGGTTGATGAGGTTGTATCAATACTGTCCATCAGCAAAGAACAGGCGGGGAAATTAATTATGACCGCCCGCGAACCCTGGTTCGCCAACGAGGAATAA
- the infB gene encoding translation initiation factor IF-2, translating into MAEVTVKQFAEVVGIPVDRLLAQLGEAGLAKDQADELITEDEKMQLLEYLRSRHGAGEAESATGPRKITLKRKSVSELKQGSVARPNARRSGSEPAARTVSVEVRKRRTFVKRSDVEPSEQDVAAMAAKQALEEKRHAEHQAVVEEQVRKAEEPRKADEQRKPDVYEEEEKTPEAEIVLPVELEAPGVGPIAAVAALVDEDAKGASKKSKKRGKERGEKGSSHFRDEDRDDGGSVDRGGRRGSKRKDGGKRAVGRANSPNGQHGFEKPTKPVVREVSIPETLTVAELANKMSVKAAEVIKELIKLGTMATINQVLDQTTAALLVEEMGHTVKLMNENAIEDNLFVRENASDAEPRPPVITVMGHVDHGKTSLLDYIRATRVASGEAGGITQHIGAYHVETEKGMISFLDTPGHSAFTAMRARGAKVTDIVILVVAADDGVMPQTKEAVQHARAAGVPIVVAVNKMDKPEADPERVKSELAQMNVISEEWGGDTMFVHVSAKTGDGVDALLDAVLLQAEVLELKAVAKGPAHGVVVESRLDKGRGAVATVLVQSGCLKKGDVILAGQEFGRVRAMLDENGKPVLEAGPSIPVEVLGLSGTPNAGDEVVVVPDERKAREIANFRQGKYREVKLAKQQASKLENLFSQMAEGEVATVNIVLKTDVQGSLEALSDALVGLSTDEVRVKIIAGGVGGITESDANLALASSAIMIGFNVRADSTARRLIEDGGVDLHYYSVIYDVIDEVKLAMSGLLSPETREDIIGLAEVRDVFRSPKIGAIAGCMVTDGVLKRNNPIRVLRNNVVIYEGELESLRRFKDDVNEVKQGYECGIGVKNYNDVKVGDQIEVYERVVVKREIA; encoded by the coding sequence ATGGCTGAAGTAACGGTAAAACAGTTTGCAGAGGTTGTTGGCATCCCGGTCGATCGCCTGTTGGCGCAATTGGGTGAGGCTGGATTGGCAAAAGATCAGGCCGATGAATTGATTACCGAAGATGAGAAGATGCAGTTGCTGGAGTATCTGCGCAGCCGTCATGGGGCGGGTGAAGCAGAATCGGCAACCGGTCCTCGCAAGATTACGCTCAAGCGTAAGTCGGTCAGTGAACTCAAGCAAGGCTCTGTTGCGCGTCCTAATGCCCGTCGTAGTGGTTCAGAACCCGCTGCGCGCACGGTGAGCGTAGAGGTACGCAAGCGTCGTACGTTTGTGAAGCGCAGCGATGTTGAACCTTCCGAACAAGATGTGGCAGCAATGGCGGCCAAGCAGGCACTGGAAGAAAAGCGCCACGCAGAACACCAGGCTGTTGTTGAGGAACAAGTGCGCAAGGCTGAAGAGCCTCGTAAGGCTGATGAACAACGTAAGCCAGACGTTTATGAGGAGGAAGAAAAAACTCCTGAGGCGGAAATTGTGTTGCCAGTAGAACTCGAGGCCCCGGGCGTTGGCCCGATCGCGGCTGTTGCTGCGTTAGTTGATGAAGACGCAAAAGGCGCCAGCAAGAAGAGCAAAAAGCGCGGTAAAGAGCGCGGTGAGAAAGGTAGTTCTCACTTCCGCGACGAAGATCGTGATGATGGTGGTTCGGTTGATCGCGGCGGTCGCCGTGGCTCGAAGCGCAAAGATGGCGGCAAACGCGCCGTTGGACGCGCTAATTCGCCTAATGGTCAACATGGTTTTGAAAAACCCACCAAGCCGGTCGTGCGCGAAGTTTCTATTCCCGAAACACTGACGGTAGCTGAACTGGCCAACAAGATGTCGGTCAAGGCTGCTGAAGTGATCAAAGAACTGATCAAGCTGGGTACGATGGCGACCATCAACCAGGTGCTGGATCAGACGACGGCAGCTCTCCTGGTTGAGGAGATGGGTCATACCGTTAAATTGATGAATGAAAATGCGATTGAGGACAATCTGTTCGTGCGCGAAAACGCCAGCGATGCAGAGCCACGTCCTCCGGTTATTACCGTAATGGGTCACGTTGACCACGGTAAAACATCGTTGCTGGATTACATCCGTGCAACGCGCGTAGCTTCAGGCGAAGCAGGTGGTATTACCCAGCACATTGGTGCGTATCACGTAGAAACCGAGAAGGGCATGATTTCCTTCCTGGATACTCCGGGTCACTCGGCGTTTACCGCCATGCGTGCCCGTGGTGCCAAGGTTACGGACATCGTTATCCTGGTGGTGGCAGCCGATGACGGTGTAATGCCACAGACCAAAGAAGCGGTGCAGCATGCTCGTGCGGCAGGTGTGCCGATCGTGGTCGCTGTCAACAAAATGGACAAGCCCGAAGCTGATCCAGAGCGCGTTAAGAGCGAGCTGGCACAGATGAATGTCATCTCCGAAGAATGGGGCGGTGACACGATGTTTGTGCATGTGTCTGCCAAAACCGGTGATGGCGTTGACGCGTTGCTAGACGCGGTACTGTTGCAGGCTGAAGTGTTGGAACTGAAGGCTGTGGCCAAAGGTCCTGCGCACGGCGTGGTGGTTGAATCCCGTTTGGACAAAGGTCGCGGTGCGGTTGCAACTGTACTGGTGCAGAGCGGTTGCCTGAAAAAAGGTGATGTGATCCTGGCCGGCCAAGAGTTTGGTCGTGTTCGCGCCATGCTGGATGAAAACGGAAAACCTGTTCTCGAAGCGGGTCCATCTATTCCGGTTGAGGTGCTGGGTTTGTCCGGTACGCCTAACGCCGGTGATGAAGTGGTTGTAGTGCCCGACGAACGCAAGGCGCGTGAAATTGCCAACTTCCGCCAGGGCAAGTACCGTGAAGTTAAACTGGCGAAGCAGCAGGCATCCAAGCTGGAGAACTTATTCTCGCAGATGGCTGAAGGTGAAGTGGCGACGGTCAATATCGTTCTTAAGACCGACGTTCAGGGCTCATTGGAAGCACTGAGTGATGCGTTGGTTGGCCTGTCTACAGACGAAGTGCGTGTTAAAATTATTGCTGGTGGTGTGGGTGGTATTACCGAATCCGATGCCAACCTGGCATTGGCGTCCAGCGCAATCATGATTGGCTTTAACGTGCGTGCAGACAGTACTGCTCGTCGTTTGATCGAAGATGGCGGCGTTGATCTGCACTACTACAGCGTTATCTACGATGTCATCGATGAAGTGAAGCTGGCCATGAGCGGCTTGCTGTCGCCAGAAACTCGCGAAGACATTATCGGTCTGGCGGAGGTGCGCGATGTGTTCCGTTCGCCCAAGATCGGTGCGATCGCTGGCTGTATGGTTACCGATGGCGTGCTCAAGCGTAACAACCCGATCCGCGTACTGCGCAACAACGTGGTTATCTATGAAGGCGAGCTGGAATCTCTGCGCCGCTTCAAGGATGACGTCAACGAAGTTAAACAGGGCTACGAGTGTGGTATCGGCGTGAAGAACTACAACGACGTGAAGGTTGGCGATCAGATCGAGGTCTATGAACGCGTAGTGGTAAAACGCGAGATCGCATAA
- the rbfA gene encoding 30S ribosome-binding factor RbfA, giving the protein MAGSERTRKIGEQIQQTLAQVLQREVKDPRVAWVTISAVHLTRDLQNAKVFYTVLNDDADARKDAHKTLGNISGFLRHELGQRLKLRALPQLVFVYDESIERGNRLARLIDSAVATERKDDPQQD; this is encoded by the coding sequence GTGGCTGGATCAGAACGTACTCGTAAAATTGGTGAGCAGATCCAGCAGACGCTGGCTCAGGTGCTACAGCGCGAGGTCAAAGACCCGCGCGTTGCTTGGGTGACGATTTCTGCGGTGCATCTCACCCGTGATTTGCAGAATGCCAAGGTGTTTTACACCGTATTGAATGATGATGCCGATGCGCGCAAAGATGCGCACAAAACATTGGGTAACATCAGTGGGTTTTTGCGCCATGAGTTGGGGCAGCGCTTGAAACTGCGCGCGTTGCCGCAACTGGTTTTCGTCTATGACGAATCCATTGAGCGTGGTAACCGCCTTGCTCGTTTGATCGACAGTGCGGTGGCTACCGAGCGCAAAGACGATCCACAGCAGGATTAA
- the truB gene encoding tRNA pseudouridine(55) synthase TruB, with product MGRRHKRGRAVNGILLLDKPIGETSNRSLQRAKRLFDAAKAGHTGSLDPLASGLLPLCFGEATKVSAFLLDADKAYRCEAKLGVVTNTGDADGEVIRTREVPKLDRQQVETLLQSFVGEQDQVPPMFSAIKQNGKALYELAREGIEVERKPRTITIYSLELLEFAEDRLVFDVHCSKGTYVRTLVEDLGEKMGCGAHVTALRRTRVAQFRLDDTLTLDDLALIRDQLGVEGLDAKLVPMEEALTEWPQITLSDDAAFYLRQGQPVLVPKAPTEGMVRLFESSGTFIGMGLVLDDGRIAPKRLLTQA from the coding sequence ATGGGACGCCGACATAAGCGTGGCCGTGCGGTCAACGGTATTTTGCTGCTCGACAAGCCGATAGGGGAGACCTCCAATCGGTCGCTGCAGCGAGCCAAGCGTCTGTTTGATGCCGCCAAGGCGGGTCATACCGGCAGCTTGGATCCCTTGGCCAGTGGTTTGTTGCCGCTGTGTTTCGGTGAGGCAACCAAGGTCTCTGCGTTTTTGTTGGATGCAGACAAGGCCTACCGCTGCGAAGCCAAGCTGGGCGTGGTGACCAACACCGGTGACGCCGATGGCGAAGTGATTCGCACACGTGAGGTGCCCAAACTGGATAGGCAGCAGGTTGAAACCCTGTTGCAAAGTTTTGTGGGTGAGCAAGATCAAGTGCCACCCATGTTTTCAGCCATTAAACAAAATGGCAAAGCTCTTTATGAATTGGCCCGCGAGGGCATTGAGGTGGAGCGCAAGCCGCGCACCATCACAATATATTCTTTAGAACTTCTGGAGTTTGCGGAGGATCGCCTGGTTTTCGACGTGCACTGTTCCAAAGGAACCTATGTGCGCACGTTGGTCGAAGATCTGGGTGAAAAGATGGGTTGTGGAGCACATGTTACGGCACTGCGTCGTACACGTGTTGCACAGTTCAGGCTTGACGATACCCTTACCCTGGATGATCTTGCATTAATCCGTGATCAGCTAGGAGTAGAGGGGCTGGACGCCAAGCTAGTTCCCATGGAAGAAGCGCTGACGGAATGGCCACAAATCACCTTGAGTGACGATGCGGCCTTCTATCTGCGTCAGGGACAACCAGTACTGGTACCCAAGGCACCGACCGAAGGTATGGTACGTCTGTTTGAGAGTAGTGGCACCTTCATTGGAATGGGGCTGGTACTCGACGACGGCAGAATTGCACCAAAGCGCCTGTTAACCCAGGCCTAA
- the rpsO gene encoding 30S ribosomal protein S15, protein MALTAVDKEKIVKEYQVVEGDTGSPEVQIALLSARIGDLSGHFKTHVHDHHSRQGLLKMVSSRRKLLDYLKNKDIERYRSLIGRLGLRK, encoded by the coding sequence ATGGCATTAACTGCTGTTGACAAAGAGAAAATTGTTAAAGAATACCAAGTTGTCGAAGGCGACACGGGTTCTCCCGAAGTTCAGATCGCATTGCTGTCTGCCCGCATTGGTGATTTGTCTGGTCACTTTAAGACCCACGTTCACGACCACCACTCACGTCAGGGCTTGCTGAAAATGGTAAGTTCACGTCGTAAGTTGTTGGATTACCTGAAAAATAAAGATATCGAGCGTTACCGTAGCCTGATCGGCCGTCTGGGTCTGCGTAAGTAA
- the pnp gene encoding polyribonucleotide nucleotidyltransferase yields the protein MAPITKTFQYGAHTVKLETGEIARQATGAVMVSIGDTVVLVTAVGKKTPTPGQDFFPLTINYQEKTYAAGKIPGGFFKREGRPSEKETLVSRLIDRPLRPLFPKGFKNEVQVIATVVSMDPEIDADIASIIGSSAALAISGMPFNGPLGAAKVGFKNGEFILNPNQSQLKDSELDLVVAGTETAVLMVESEAKMLPEEVMLGAVMFGHEQMQTVIREIKDFAAQVGTPAWDWTPPAKNTALESAVSEKAASGVAEAYKIQEKMARLNRLGEIREATVAALAKADDAAEGWSAQEVSDAFASLEKRTVRGQIIKGLPRIDGRDTDTVRPITVRTGVLPRTHGSALFTRGETQALVVTTLGTERDAQMIDAIEGEYREPFMFHYNFPPFCVGETGFVGSPKRREIGHGRLAKRGVAGVMPDMETFPYSIRVVSEITESNGSSSMASVCGSSLALMDAGVPLKAPVAGIAMGLILEGSEFAVLTDILGDEDHLGDMDFKVAGSKDGVTALQMDIKIQGITREIMEVALDKARSGRLHILSKMNAVLSAHREDMSDYAPRYVTIKINPDRIRDVIGKGGATIRAITEETGTSIDISDDGTVKIASVDRAAGMAAKRRVEELTMDVEVGQIYDGTVSKIMDFGAFVTILPGKDGLVHISQISEERVENVSDKLSQGQRVRVKVLEIDKQGRIRLSMKAVDVETVA from the coding sequence GTGGCTCCTATTACAAAGACATTTCAATACGGTGCGCACACCGTCAAATTGGAAACGGGCGAAATCGCCCGCCAGGCTACCGGCGCTGTTATGGTTAGCATTGGTGACACCGTGGTTCTGGTCACTGCCGTTGGCAAAAAGACGCCAACCCCTGGTCAGGATTTTTTCCCGCTGACCATCAACTATCAGGAAAAAACCTACGCTGCGGGCAAAATCCCCGGCGGTTTTTTCAAGCGCGAAGGCCGTCCGAGTGAGAAGGAAACCCTGGTTTCTCGTCTGATTGACCGTCCACTGCGTCCGCTGTTCCCCAAGGGCTTCAAGAACGAAGTTCAGGTGATCGCGACTGTAGTGTCCATGGACCCAGAAATCGATGCAGACATTGCTTCCATCATTGGTTCATCTGCTGCATTAGCAATCAGTGGTATGCCATTTAATGGTCCTTTGGGAGCTGCCAAAGTTGGTTTCAAGAATGGTGAGTTCATTCTGAATCCAAACCAGAGCCAGCTGAAAGATTCCGAATTGGATCTGGTTGTTGCCGGTACTGAAACTGCCGTACTGATGGTTGAGTCTGAAGCGAAAATGCTTCCAGAAGAAGTCATGCTGGGCGCGGTGATGTTCGGTCACGAACAGATGCAGACTGTTATCCGCGAGATCAAAGATTTTGCCGCCCAGGTAGGCACACCTGCTTGGGATTGGACTCCGCCCGCAAAGAATACTGCGCTGGAAAGTGCAGTGAGCGAAAAAGCGGCCTCTGGTGTGGCAGAAGCGTACAAAATTCAAGAAAAGATGGCTCGCTTGAACCGTCTGGGTGAAATCCGCGAAGCCACTGTTGCTGCGCTGGCCAAGGCAGACGATGCCGCTGAAGGCTGGTCTGCGCAAGAAGTTAGCGACGCGTTTGCGTCGTTGGAAAAGCGCACCGTGCGCGGCCAGATCATCAAAGGTCTGCCACGTATCGATGGTCGCGACACCGACACAGTGCGTCCGATTACTGTTCGTACCGGTGTACTGCCGCGTACCCATGGTTCCGCATTGTTCACCCGTGGTGAAACTCAGGCGCTGGTGGTAACTACCCTGGGTACTGAGCGTGATGCGCAGATGATTGACGCCATCGAGGGCGAATATCGCGAGCCGTTCATGTTCCATTACAACTTCCCTCCGTTCTGCGTGGGCGAGACCGGTTTTGTTGGTTCTCCCAAGCGTCGCGAAATCGGTCACGGCCGTTTGGCAAAACGCGGTGTGGCAGGTGTGATGCCAGACATGGAAACTTTCCCGTACTCCATTCGCGTGGTTTCCGAAATTACTGAATCCAATGGTTCCAGCTCCATGGCCTCCGTGTGTGGCTCTTCGCTGGCGCTGATGGATGCAGGCGTACCGTTGAAAGCACCGGTTGCTGGTATCGCGATGGGTCTGATTCTGGAAGGTTCCGAGTTTGCGGTTCTGACTGACATCCTGGGTGACGAAGATCACCTGGGCGATATGGACTTTAAAGTTGCCGGTTCCAAAGATGGCGTTACCGCGCTGCAGATGGATATCAAGATCCAGGGCATCACGCGTGAAATCATGGAAGTGGCACTGGACAAAGCTCGCAGTGGCCGTTTGCACATTCTGTCCAAGATGAATGCTGTACTGAGCGCGCATCGTGAAGACATGTCAGACTACGCACCGCGTTACGTGACGATCAAGATCAATCCTGATCGTATCCGTGATGTTATCGGTAAGGGTGGTGCAACCATCCGTGCGATCACTGAAGAAACCGGCACCAGCATCGACATCTCTGATGACGGTACAGTGAAGATTGCTTCTGTGGATCGTGCTGCGGGCATGGCTGCCAAGCGCCGCGTTGAAGAACTGACCATGGACGTTGAAGTAGGTCAGATCTACGACGGTACTGTTTCCAAGATTATGGACTTCGGTGCATTTGTGACTATCCTGCCAGGTAAAGATGGTTTGGTGCACATTTCACAGATTTCTGAAGAGCGCGTAGAAAATGTTTCTGACAAGCTGAGCCAAGGCCAGCGTGTGCGCGTTAAAGTACTGGAAATCGACAAGCAGGGTCGCATTCGCTTGAGCATGAAAGCCGTGGATGTTGAAACTGTAGCCTAA
- the hflD gene encoding high frequency lysogenization protein HflD, with protein MSYRDQTLALAGMFQAGDLVRQVAREGNCVTNDFVTAVNSILKTDAPTTEAVYGGPQGVKHGLELLAELYTPMNKQRDMEVTQYVLGIAHLEKKLHQHPDLLNKLTSGIERANSQAEMFSPTHENVIANLADIYSNTISTLTPRIIVNGEQGYLNDAGNAAKVRTLLLALMRSAVLWRQKGGRRWQFLFSRKKIMSTANELLREC; from the coding sequence ATGTCGTATCGTGATCAAACTCTTGCCCTCGCGGGCATGTTTCAAGCGGGAGACCTTGTCCGCCAAGTGGCGCGCGAAGGCAACTGTGTGACTAATGATTTTGTCACTGCAGTTAACAGCATTTTAAAAACGGATGCACCAACCACCGAAGCTGTCTATGGTGGACCTCAAGGGGTCAAACATGGGTTAGAGCTACTGGCTGAACTCTACACGCCGATGAACAAGCAGCGTGATATGGAGGTAACTCAATATGTACTTGGTATCGCGCATCTGGAGAAAAAACTTCATCAGCATCCCGACTTGCTCAACAAACTCACCAGCGGTATTGAACGCGCCAATTCACAAGCCGAAATGTTTTCGCCAACACATGAAAATGTCATCGCCAATCTGGCAGACATTTATTCCAACACCATCAGCACACTAACGCCTCGCATCATCGTCAATGGTGAGCAAGGTTATTTGAACGATGCTGGCAATGCGGCGAAAGTCCGCACCTTATTGCTCGCACTGATGCGTTCGGCCGTGCTGTGGCGGCAGAAAGGCGGTCGACGCTGGCAGTTTTTGTTTAGTCGCAAAAAAATAATGTCCACCGCCAACGAATTATTGCGTGAATGCTAA
- the mnmA gene encoding tRNA 2-thiouridine(34) synthase MnmA, whose amino-acid sequence MNQTLPKVVVGVSGGVDSSVTALLLRNKGYPIQGVFMKNWIDIHGDGQCPIAEDLADAENVCNTLGIPFSQVNFAPEYWDRVFSHFLAEYKAGRTPNPDILCNREIKFDVFLKTALDMGAEYIATGHYARNRLIDGQYHLLRGLDANKDQSYFLYTLGQAQLKHTLFPVGELEKPEVRAIAEQYHLHTHDKKDSTGICFIGERNFTDFLQNYLPAQPGSMQDPDGKIIGQHNGLMYYTLGQRKGLQIGGRNDSSESPWFVVGKKIRENILVVAQGHEHPLLQSQTLHAGQLHWVSGSMPPLPYHCYAKTRYRQSDQACTITDILPNGQIRVAFDQPQRAVTPGQSVVFYQGEDCLGGGVIEHVDGIIYQ is encoded by the coding sequence ATGAATCAAACTCTGCCCAAGGTTGTTGTTGGCGTTTCCGGAGGAGTCGACTCGTCAGTCACTGCCCTGCTGTTGCGCAACAAGGGATACCCCATCCAGGGCGTGTTCATGAAAAACTGGATTGACATCCATGGCGACGGACAATGCCCCATTGCGGAAGATCTCGCCGACGCTGAAAACGTTTGCAACACACTTGGCATTCCTTTTAGCCAGGTTAACTTTGCCCCTGAATATTGGGATCGAGTATTCAGTCATTTTCTTGCCGAATACAAAGCCGGTCGAACACCCAATCCCGACATCCTATGTAACCGTGAAATCAAGTTTGATGTTTTTTTAAAAACAGCATTGGACATGGGCGCAGAATACATTGCTACCGGCCACTATGCGCGCAATCGTTTGATTGATGGCCAATACCATTTGCTGCGCGGACTGGATGCCAACAAAGACCAGTCATACTTTCTGTACACGCTGGGACAAGCACAGCTCAAGCACACCCTTTTCCCCGTGGGTGAACTTGAAAAACCGGAAGTTCGCGCCATCGCCGAGCAGTACCATCTGCACACCCACGATAAAAAAGACAGTACCGGGATTTGCTTTATAGGCGAGCGCAATTTTACTGACTTCTTGCAGAACTACCTGCCCGCCCAGCCGGGATCGATGCAAGACCCTGATGGCAAAATCATTGGTCAACATAATGGACTGATGTATTACACCCTGGGACAACGCAAGGGTCTGCAGATCGGTGGTCGAAACGACTCGAGTGAATCGCCATGGTTTGTGGTCGGAAAGAAAATCCGCGAGAATATTCTCGTTGTCGCTCAGGGACACGAGCACCCGCTACTGCAAAGTCAAACACTGCATGCCGGACAATTGCATTGGGTCAGCGGCTCCATGCCGCCACTTCCCTACCACTGCTACGCCAAAACGCGCTATCGCCAAAGTGATCAGGCATGCACCATTACCGATATTTTGCCAAACGGCCAAATTCGAGTAGCATTCGATCAGCCGCAGCGCGCTGTCACTCCTGGACAATCGGTAGTATTCTACCAAGGCGAGGATTGCCTCGGCGGAGGCGTCATTGAACATGTCGATGGAATTATTTATCAATAA
- the clpS gene encoding ATP-dependent Clp protease adapter ClpS codes for MSDDHITEEDVGTRVLEAKPELKRPPLYKVVLLNDDYTPMEFVVEVLQYFFRLDEEMATRIMLQVHTQGKGVCGVFTREIAETKVAQVNDYSRSREHPLMCTMEQA; via the coding sequence ATGAGTGACGATCATATTACTGAAGAGGATGTTGGGACCCGTGTACTTGAGGCCAAGCCTGAATTAAAGAGGCCGCCGCTGTACAAAGTGGTGTTGTTGAACGACGATTACACGCCGATGGAATTTGTGGTCGAAGTTTTGCAATACTTTTTCCGATTGGACGAGGAAATGGCTACTCGCATCATGCTTCAGGTACATACCCAAGGGAAGGGTGTATGTGGGGTATTCACGCGGGAGATTGCCGAAACGAAGGTAGCTCAGGTGAACGATTATTCGCGAAGCCGGGAACATCCACTGATGTGTACGATGGAACAGGCTTAG